In Methanobacterium aggregans, one DNA window encodes the following:
- a CDS encoding ATPase: MSIEKAEFLHRIGVDTRFVSIMDGHVFINNLKFSRFSRRKEELFLGKFPDEHVVRSKIFQKICTRASRNLKTSLNPNDKIFILDNEAENVVEKNCFKYALLTVLEPYKRKYGIEFIFGSSLKDSEGSGADSIALPVTLDAESIKIVDIILMGGRICSPSSKGSFQNMKLIYPLLNVPDSWIISWLEKQDLSCRFQHETTEFNTMEHGTKNENMASNDFSKDLIDFLGDFIPDVRENILKSAEFIQENHI; this comes from the coding sequence ATGAGCATAGAAAAGGCCGAATTTTTACATAGAATTGGCGTGGACACAAGGTTCGTCAGCATAATGGATGGGCATGTTTTCATAAACAACCTGAAGTTCTCAAGATTTTCAAGAAGAAAGGAAGAACTTTTCCTGGGAAAATTCCCAGATGAACATGTTGTAAGGTCCAAAATATTCCAGAAAATATGTACAAGGGCTTCAAGAAACCTTAAAACATCCCTAAACCCCAATGATAAAATATTTATTCTTGATAATGAAGCTGAAAATGTTGTGGAAAAAAACTGTTTTAAATATGCTCTGCTCACAGTTTTAGAGCCTTACAAAAGAAAATACGGTATTGAATTCATATTCGGCAGCTCTTTAAAAGATTCCGAGGGTTCGGGTGCAGATTCAATTGCACTGCCTGTCACCCTGGATGCAGAATCAATTAAAATAGTTGATATTATCCTTATGGGTGGTAGAATATGTTCTCCAAGCTCCAAAGGAAGCTTCCAGAACATGAAACTGATTTATCCCCTTTTAAACGTTCCAGATTCATGGATAATTTCATGGCTTGAAAAACAGGACTTAAGTTGCAGATTCCAACATGAAACAACTGAATTTAACACAATGGAACATGGAACCAAAAATGAAAACATGGCTTCAAATGATTTTTCAAAAGATTTAATAGATTTTTTAGGGGATTTCATTCCAGATGTGCGGGAGAACATCCTCAAATCTGCAGAATTCATTCAAGAAAATCATATTTAA
- a CDS encoding replication factor C large subunit, translated as MLWTEKYSPKNFDEVLGNVKVKKEILEWAEEWLKGNPQKCLLIVGPPGTGKTTMAHLAAREFSEHIELNASDKRSYDIIVNTVGEASVSRSLFGEGLKLIILDEVDGIHGTEDRGGTRAISKIIKEGRHPLIMMANDPYSKRLKSLKTKCNVINLRKVHTNSIVALLKRICVKEGVKFEEHVLRNLAKRSNGDLRSAINDLEVMARGKSEVTSEDLDILSKKDDVANIFDSVRVVLKSKNIHRIKDAMKLEAEPNFILELVTENIPREYEKAYEIIDAYEMVSLADTYLGRAFNTRVYSYWKYAYDLMSLGVAVSKDETYKKFARYTNSSVYSMLSKSRAKRDLRDRAAVKIGEKLHTSKKVAREQFPYFEIMFQDDEVAYEMTDYFGLADDEVKLFRSKKIPVKKIEKAREKAKKEAEKESKNGIDESLNFNLKPENLKSSAKTRKTKSSTPSEEKTEEKSDKKSRRSTSVSKNSREKVEPKKDDESKKSDETRDKKGNKDKQTSLFSF; from the coding sequence ATGTTGTGGACAGAAAAATACAGTCCAAAGAACTTTGATGAAGTTCTGGGGAACGTCAAGGTTAAAAAGGAAATACTCGAATGGGCTGAGGAGTGGTTGAAGGGCAATCCACAAAAATGTCTGCTAATTGTGGGTCCGCCAGGTACCGGTAAAACCACAATGGCCCATCTGGCTGCAAGGGAATTTTCAGAACACATAGAACTCAACGCCAGTGACAAGAGATCCTACGACATAATCGTTAACACCGTTGGTGAGGCTTCAGTTTCAAGATCACTTTTTGGTGAGGGTTTAAAACTCATAATACTTGATGAGGTGGATGGAATCCATGGAACAGAGGATCGTGGAGGTACCAGAGCAATAAGTAAAATCATCAAGGAGGGACGTCACCCCCTCATAATGATGGCAAACGATCCCTACAGTAAAAGGCTCAAAAGTCTTAAAACCAAATGCAACGTTATAAATCTCCGTAAGGTTCATACCAACTCAATAGTTGCTCTTTTGAAGAGGATATGTGTTAAGGAGGGAGTTAAATTTGAGGAACATGTGCTTCGAAACCTTGCAAAACGTTCAAATGGAGACCTTCGATCTGCAATAAACGACCTGGAAGTTATGGCCCGTGGAAAATCTGAAGTCACCTCGGAAGACCTTGATATTCTCTCAAAGAAGGATGATGTTGCAAACATATTCGATTCTGTGCGTGTGGTACTTAAAAGTAAAAACATTCACAGGATAAAGGATGCTATGAAGTTAGAAGCTGAACCTAATTTCATACTTGAGCTTGTGACTGAAAACATTCCCCGGGAATATGAAAAGGCCTATGAAATAATTGATGCATATGAAATGGTTTCACTTGCGGATACATATCTTGGTCGGGCTTTCAACACCCGTGTTTACTCCTACTGGAAGTATGCATATGATTTGATGAGTCTGGGAGTTGCAGTTTCAAAGGATGAAACCTACAAGAAGTTTGCACGTTACACCAATTCATCAGTTTACAGTATGCTTTCAAAAAGTCGTGCAAAACGGGATCTGAGGGATAGGGCTGCAGTTAAGATTGGAGAGAAGCTTCACACCTCTAAAAAGGTTGCACGTGAACAGTTCCCCTACTTCGAGATCATGTTCCAGGACGATGAAGTGGCCTATGAAATGACAGATTACTTCGGACTGGCAGATGATGAGGTTAAACTCTTCCGTTCAAAGAAGATACCCGTTAAAAAGATAGAAAAAGCCCGTGAAAAGGCTAAGAAAGAAGCTGAGAAGGAATCCAAAAATGGGATCGATGAGTCTCTTAATTTCAATTTGAAACCTGAAAATCTTAAAAGTTCAGCTAAAACCCGGAAAACTAAATCATCCACACCCTCTGAGGAAAAAACTGAAGAAAAATCAGACAAAAAATCTCGAAGATCCACTTCAGTATCTAAAAATTCTAGAGAGAAAGTTGAACCTAAAAAAGATGATGAATCCAAAAAATCAGATGAAACTAGGGATAAAAAGGGAAATAAAGATAAACAAACCTCTCTTTTCAGTTTCTAG
- a CDS encoding replication factor C small subunit encodes MNGPWVEKYRPQNLDEVVGQDHIIHRLKRYIDEGSMPNLMFTGPAGVGKTTTAIALAKAVLGEYWKQNFLELNASDARGIDTVRNNIKNFCRLKAVGAPFRIIFLDEVDNMTKDAQHALRREMEMYTKTSSFILSCNYSSKIIDPIQSRCAIFRFAPVKGNQIIKRLQKIAEAENLKTSPGAIESIVYFSEGDMRRAVNILQASSSRDEELTEESVHEVVSKAKPKDVRKIVNKALDGDFMGARDLLREVMVVQGTSGEDMVTQIYQEVSRMAMDDLIPGDKYIRLIESIGEYDYRIREGSNPRIQLEALLTKFLLK; translated from the coding sequence ATGAATGGACCATGGGTTGAAAAGTACAGACCACAAAACCTCGATGAGGTTGTGGGTCAGGATCATATAATTCACAGACTTAAAAGGTACATAGATGAAGGCAGTATGCCCAACTTGATGTTCACAGGCCCTGCAGGTGTTGGAAAAACAACCACTGCAATTGCACTTGCAAAGGCCGTGCTCGGTGAGTACTGGAAGCAGAACTTCCTTGAGCTGAACGCTTCAGATGCCAGGGGAATAGACACTGTGAGGAATAACATCAAAAACTTCTGCAGACTCAAGGCTGTTGGAGCCCCCTTCAGGATCATATTCCTGGACGAAGTTGACAACATGACCAAGGATGCACAGCATGCCCTGAGAAGGGAAATGGAGATGTACACAAAGACTTCTTCATTTATACTCTCATGTAATTACTCCTCAAAGATAATAGATCCTATACAATCCCGATGTGCTATCTTCAGGTTTGCACCGGTTAAGGGCAACCAGATCATCAAAAGACTTCAAAAAATAGCTGAAGCAGAGAACTTGAAGACCAGCCCCGGAGCTATTGAAAGTATTGTTTACTTCTCAGAGGGAGATATGAGGCGTGCTGTGAACATACTCCAGGCATCTTCATCCAGAGATGAGGAACTCACTGAGGAGAGCGTTCATGAAGTTGTATCAAAGGCCAAACCAAAGGATGTTCGAAAGATCGTGAACAAAGCCCTTGACGGTGACTTTATGGGTGCAAGGGACCTTCTACGTGAGGTTATGGTTGTTCAAGGTACAAGTGGAGAGGATATGGTAACCCAGATCTACCAGGAAGTTTCAAGGATGGCCATGGATGACCTGATACCTGGAGATAAATATATACGATTGATAGAAAGTATTGGAGAGTACGATTACAGGATAAGGGAAGGATCAAATCCAAGGATTCAGCTTGAAGCTCTCTTAACCAAATTTTTATTAAAATAA
- a CDS encoding roadblock/LC7 domain-containing protein: protein MKDPEMQNQLERSVNNLNKVEGVDGSLIIDSNGVILYHKLFSSSDISLFGSMASVITSSSRRLLNSADQGEIERVLVESKNGKALFFHLEKVNLIVLMKISANIGMVMVSAKRAVKGLNEILKDFETSESEIPVETPEKLMEERVETSQPDTPAMEGIDVKPEIGSETLVAEASKQEEVLGAVVSEKTEEIHMEDLSLGKSLEKDLEEDLKEDLTSKELLKLEEKVEVPEEFVESLKEVVDGGDSEQDLDVDTRENSEEIVEVKSSIPIIKPPITFPKLPDNVNVPEDPQERADLIMDIYRSIFLAMAIGAGKIMGLAPAKGLTKKFLPVEEYPKLLEGVEVKNNSTIDFDKIKENAEKIPINERQETFINDFTGIITVITENYGKVMGYGAFRGMVRREFQVITTSYGGAMKELGITENIHPELSSLLE from the coding sequence ATGAAAGACCCTGAAATGCAAAATCAGCTTGAAAGAAGTGTTAATAACCTGAACAAGGTGGAAGGTGTTGATGGCAGTCTAATAATTGATAGTAACGGTGTGATTTTATATCATAAGCTTTTCAGTAGTTCTGATATTTCCCTCTTCGGTTCAATGGCAAGTGTGATCACAAGTTCATCCAGGAGGCTTTTAAATTCTGCAGACCAGGGGGAAATTGAAAGAGTTCTTGTGGAATCTAAAAATGGTAAAGCCCTTTTTTTCCACCTTGAAAAGGTCAATTTAATAGTTCTGATGAAGATATCTGCAAATATTGGAATGGTGATGGTATCTGCTAAAAGAGCTGTAAAAGGCCTGAATGAAATTTTAAAGGACTTTGAAACCTCCGAATCTGAAATTCCTGTGGAAACCCCTGAAAAATTAATGGAAGAAAGGGTTGAAACTTCACAACCTGATACCCCTGCAATGGAAGGAATTGATGTTAAACCAGAAATCGGTTCTGAAACATTAGTTGCAGAAGCTTCAAAACAAGAAGAGGTTTTAGGGGCAGTTGTTTCTGAAAAAACTGAAGAAATCCATATGGAAGATTTAAGTCTGGGAAAAAGTCTAGAAAAGGATTTAGAAGAAGATTTAAAAGAAGATTTAACTTCAAAAGAACTGTTAAAACTTGAAGAAAAGGTTGAAGTTCCTGAAGAGTTTGTAGAAAGTTTAAAAGAAGTTGTAGATGGTGGGGATTCAGAGCAAGATCTTGATGTAGATACCAGGGAAAATTCAGAGGAAATTGTTGAGGTAAAATCATCAATTCCAATTATAAAACCTCCAATAACATTCCCAAAACTTCCAGATAATGTGAATGTACCTGAAGATCCCCAAGAAAGGGCAGATCTCATCATGGATATATACAGATCCATATTCCTGGCCATGGCAATAGGTGCGGGTAAGATCATGGGGCTGGCACCTGCAAAGGGACTTACAAAGAAATTTCTTCCGGTTGAAGAGTATCCTAAGCTTCTTGAAGGTGTTGAAGTTAAAAACAATTCCACAATTGATTTTGATAAGATCAAAGAAAATGCCGAGAAGATACCCATAAATGAACGTCAAGAAACATTTATAAATGATTTCACAGGAATAATTACAGTTATAACTGAAAATTATGGTAAAGTAATGGGTTATGGTGCCTTCAGAGGAATGGTAAGACGGGAGTTTCAGGTAATAACCACATCCTATGGTGGTGCAATGAAAGAGCTGGGCATAACAGAGAATATCCACCCTGAACTCAGCAGTCTCCTTGAATGA
- a CDS encoding Ni/Fe hydrogenase subunit alpha: protein MKQIEISPVTRIEGHAKITVQLDDSGNVSDAHFHVMEIRGFEKFLEGAAVEEAPRITPRICGVCQTAHHIASAKATDAVFGLKPPETAEKLRELMLLGQYVHSHSLHFYFLGAPDLVMGPDSDPAERNVLGIIKNNPDLAKMAIKTRAVGQHITSIIGGKPVHPVTAVPGGQSKGLDAEGRDKLLNDAKECVGLVEAGVEVAKPLFEEYADAIETLGPVETYFGGLTSGGKLGFYDGQMKVIDKEGSMVHEFESNDYLDYIEEKVQPWSYMKFPFLKQVGFPDGSYRVGPLARLNIVDEVPTEKAGALYGEYKDKFGMAQNPLLYHYARLIELMYSAERAVELLEDDAIVGEDIRQGVDSLMTRAEAKESNETLRGVGIIEAPRGSLIHDYETDGAGIIQRANLIVATGQNNLSMDIGVRETAKALIHGEEVSEGLKNRLEMIIRAYDPCLSCATHMINGESPLLVDIHDADGILVKRHVI from the coding sequence ATGAAACAGATAGAAATAAGCCCGGTAACAAGGATTGAGGGACATGCAAAAATCACCGTTCAACTGGACGACAGTGGAAATGTTTCAGATGCTCACTTCCATGTTATGGAGATAAGGGGATTTGAAAAGTTCCTTGAAGGTGCTGCAGTGGAAGAAGCACCACGTATAACCCCAAGGATATGTGGTGTCTGCCAGACAGCCCATCACATAGCATCAGCAAAAGCAACAGATGCAGTTTTCGGACTTAAACCACCAGAAACAGCAGAGAAATTGAGAGAATTAATGCTTCTGGGTCAGTACGTTCACTCCCACTCACTTCACTTCTACTTTTTGGGAGCACCAGACCTTGTAATGGGTCCGGATTCAGACCCAGCTGAAAGGAACGTTCTTGGAATTATAAAAAACAACCCTGACCTTGCAAAGATGGCAATCAAGACCAGGGCAGTTGGTCAGCATATAACCAGCATCATCGGAGGTAAACCAGTGCATCCAGTTACAGCTGTACCTGGAGGTCAGTCAAAGGGATTGGATGCTGAAGGAAGGGATAAATTACTTAACGACGCAAAAGAATGCGTTGGACTGGTTGAAGCTGGTGTTGAAGTTGCAAAACCATTGTTTGAAGAGTATGCTGATGCAATTGAAACGTTAGGTCCTGTTGAAACCTACTTCGGAGGATTAACCTCTGGTGGTAAGCTTGGATTCTACGACGGTCAAATGAAGGTCATTGATAAGGAAGGCAGTATGGTTCATGAGTTCGAATCCAATGATTACCTCGATTACATAGAAGAAAAGGTTCAGCCGTGGTCCTACATGAAGTTCCCATTCCTCAAACAGGTTGGTTTCCCAGACGGCAGTTACAGGGTTGGACCCCTTGCAAGGCTTAACATCGTTGATGAGGTACCAACAGAAAAGGCAGGAGCTCTCTACGGTGAGTACAAGGACAAGTTTGGAATGGCACAGAACCCTCTTCTCTACCATTATGCACGTTTAATAGAACTTATGTACTCTGCAGAACGTGCAGTTGAGTTACTTGAAGATGATGCAATTGTTGGAGAGGACATCAGACAGGGAGTGGACAGTTTAATGACACGTGCAGAGGCCAAAGAATCAAATGAAACTCTAAGGGGTGTTGGTATAATCGAAGCTCCAAGGGGTTCCCTGATACATGACTACGAAACTGATGGTGCAGGAATAATTCAGAGAGCCAATTTAATAGTTGCAACAGGTCAGAACAACCTTTCAATGGATATAGGAGTAAGAGAAACCGCCAAAGCATTGATACATGGTGAAGAAGTATCTGAAGGTCTTAAAAACAGGCTTGAAATGATAATAAGGGCTTACGATCCATGTCTCTCCTGTGCAACCCACATGATAAATGGAGAATCACCTCTACTCGTGGACATACACGATGCCGATGGAATTCTCGTTAAAAGACACGTGATCTAA
- a CDS encoding NADH-quinone oxidoreductase subunit B family protein, with protein MVKIALEWLASCAGCELSILDLHEELLDLLEHAEIVYAPILMDVKEIPDDIDIAIVSGSVRNEDNKERLQELREKSKTLIAYGTCACYGGITCMADLYSPEDLSARSFSDNKSTEPAEQPSEVVPELLPIVHPAGDLADIDYFLPGCPPKEGLIKDVLIPLIDGKVPEIPKKSVCADCHRQMDHVEFDKLKRRVVGDMDPEKCFLSQGYICLGSVTLGRCGAMCSAAGIPCHGCGGPSLDVLREPNHDVYNCLVNRIAHLSKMPHKDVEKQIYDKGHLVYGFVIGSTIMENKKVSLIPQLIKK; from the coding sequence ATGGTGAAAATCGCCCTTGAATGGCTTGCAAGCTGTGCAGGCTGTGAATTATCAATTTTAGATCTTCATGAAGAACTTTTGGACCTCCTGGAACATGCAGAAATAGTTTACGCACCAATACTCATGGATGTGAAGGAGATACCAGATGATATTGATATTGCAATAGTTTCTGGATCCGTTAGAAATGAGGACAACAAGGAAAGACTTCAGGAACTCCGTGAAAAATCAAAAACACTCATAGCATATGGAACCTGTGCCTGTTACGGTGGAATTACATGTATGGCTGACCTTTACAGTCCAGAGGATCTTTCAGCCAGAAGTTTCTCAGATAATAAAAGTACAGAACCTGCAGAACAGCCATCTGAAGTTGTTCCTGAACTCTTACCAATAGTGCATCCTGCAGGGGACCTTGCAGATATAGATTATTTCCTTCCAGGATGTCCTCCAAAAGAGGGTCTCATAAAGGACGTTTTAATACCTCTTATAGATGGAAAAGTTCCAGAAATTCCTAAAAAATCTGTTTGTGCAGACTGTCACAGGCAGATGGATCATGTTGAATTTGACAAACTCAAAAGAAGGGTTGTTGGAGACATGGATCCTGAGAAGTGTTTCCTGAGTCAGGGATACATCTGTCTTGGATCTGTAACCCTTGGAAGATGTGGTGCAATGTGTTCTGCTGCAGGAATTCCATGTCATGGATGCGGAGGTCCATCCCTGGATGTGCTGAGGGAGCCGAACCACGATGTTTACAACTGTCTTGTAAACAGGATAGCTCACCTTTCAAAGATGCCACACAAAGATGTGGAAAAGCAGATCTACGATAAGGGTCATTTAGTCTACGGATTCGTTATTGGAAGTACCATAATGGAGAATAAGAAAGTTTCATTGATCCCTCAGCTGATCAAGAAATAA
- a CDS encoding hydrocarbon binding protein (contains V4R domain) yields MEITREEKEVLGSFKPELIPAECGGDINDYEEALHVLMKFMGSMSSALEQVSGRGANAIVYQAGKRMGHEAGKLVEKTDNLEKAMQELSEILGIEFYFDMWKPADQTEYTIEKGDETVVKLIFRDCVVRQTLRRTGLQQKGPLCYLLYGYTVGAVEEVMGIRGKLDIDHVGPNACLKTLTIKWGGK; encoded by the coding sequence ATGGAAATAACGAGGGAAGAAAAAGAAGTATTAGGAAGTTTTAAACCTGAACTCATCCCTGCGGAATGCGGTGGCGATATAAACGACTATGAAGAAGCTCTTCACGTTCTCATGAAGTTTATGGGCTCAATGTCCAGCGCACTTGAGCAGGTTTCAGGTAGAGGTGCAAACGCCATTGTTTACCAGGCAGGTAAACGAATGGGACACGAAGCAGGCAAGCTCGTTGAAAAAACAGACAACCTTGAAAAGGCCATGCAGGAATTAAGCGAAATTTTAGGTATAGAATTTTACTTCGATATGTGGAAACCTGCAGACCAGACAGAGTACACCATAGAAAAAGGGGATGAAACAGTTGTTAAACTAATATTCAGAGACTGCGTTGTAAGGCAAACACTTAGAAGAACCGGATTACAACAGAAAGGACCCCTATGCTACCTGCTCTACGGTTACACAGTAGGTGCAGTTGAAGAGGTTATGGGAATTCGTGGAAAACTGGATATAGACCATGTAGGACCAAATGCCTGTCTTAAAACATTAACAATAAAATGGGGTGGTAAATAA
- a CDS encoding 4Fe-4S dicluster domain-containing protein: MVKIEIDKEACVGCASCVEDCPNDVYEMDDDWKTKVVKEEDCMACLSCHEICPAQAMEHKDIHVAKRLYIDRDVNEVIKKIV, from the coding sequence ATGGTAAAAATCGAAATAGACAAAGAAGCATGTGTTGGATGTGCATCCTGTGTTGAAGATTGTCCAAACGATGTCTATGAAATGGATGATGACTGGAAAACCAAGGTCGTTAAAGAAGAAGATTGTATGGCCTGTTTATCCTGCCATGAAATTTGTCCAGCTCAAGCAATGGAACATAAGGACATACATGTTGCTAAAAGGCTTTACATAGACAGAGACGTGAATGAAGTGATTAAAAAAATAGTGTGA
- a CDS encoding class E sortase → MSSPVDPLDPSSASAGSSSILNDELIIPKLGVDCTISSVTVNAYNTAYHYPESVDPGMQGECGLLSHRTTYSALFRYINTLKVGDKVIIKDSYAKKKYTYIVTSNGDDVRWDYKEHPIKFAQKGEARLLLVSCHPPGHKKAAWVTHCKLQSTSDI, encoded by the coding sequence ATGAGTTCTCCAGTTGATCCACTTGATCCATCCTCTGCAAGTGCTGGTTCCTCATCAATTCTCAATGATGAGCTCATAATCCCAAAACTTGGAGTTGATTGTACAATAAGTTCAGTTACTGTAAACGCATACAACACTGCTTACCATTACCCTGAAAGTGTTGATCCAGGTATGCAAGGGGAATGTGGACTTTTAAGTCACAGAACAACATATTCTGCCCTATTCCGTTACATAAATACCCTCAAGGTTGGAGATAAAGTTATAATAAAGGACAGTTACGCTAAGAAGAAGTACACTTACATTGTAACATCCAATGGAGATGATGTAAGATGGGATTACAAGGAACATCCCATAAAATTTGCCCAAAAGGGAGAGGCGCGTCTTTTACTTGTAAGCTGTCATCCTCCAGGACATAAAAAAGCAGCATGGGTCACACACTGCAAGTTACAGTCCACGTCTGATATTTAG
- a CDS encoding mechanosensitive ion channel family protein → MAGISLIDLLIIGITAASAFLIFKGLTYLTRRTGKKWGVELTFIQVLNEIIKYSIIAVAASMMLHEIGIDITAIILSLGVVGIAVGFAARDTLSNFIAGLFILADKGFKVGDEIEISGKQGRVTKMGFRITTLITADNNVITIPNSLFSNGIYINRTALDMRRVGLDITIPYKLELEDTLKALKDISSKVEGVSKEPNPNVLIKELSEEGVKATLNVWIDDPWKVAEYRSSISMEVKKLLVDKNA, encoded by the coding sequence ATGGCAGGAATTAGCTTAATAGATCTCCTCATAATTGGGATTACAGCTGCAAGTGCATTTCTGATCTTTAAAGGACTAACCTACCTTACCCGAAGAACTGGAAAAAAGTGGGGAGTGGAGTTAACCTTCATCCAGGTTTTAAATGAAATAATAAAGTATTCTATAATTGCTGTGGCAGCCAGCATGATGCTGCATGAAATTGGTATCGATATCACGGCCATAATTTTAAGTTTAGGTGTTGTTGGTATTGCTGTGGGTTTTGCAGCAAGGGACACACTTTCAAATTTTATTGCAGGACTTTTCATACTTGCAGACAAGGGTTTCAAGGTGGGGGATGAAATAGAGATATCAGGAAAGCAGGGAAGAGTCACGAAGATGGGTTTCAGAATAACCACCCTTATAACTGCAGACAACAACGTTATAACCATCCCAAACTCTCTCTTTTCAAATGGAATTTACATAAACCGCACAGCACTTGATATGAGAAGGGTTGGCCTGGACATAACCATACCCTACAAGTTGGAACTTGAAGATACACTGAAAGCACTCAAGGATATCTCCTCAAAGGTTGAGGGTGTCTCAAAAGAACCCAACCCCAACGTACTCATAAAAGAGCTTTCAGAAGAAGGAGTAAAAGCCACATTGAATGTCTGGATCGATGACCCCTGGAAGGTGGCGGAGTACAGATCATCCATTTCAATGGAAGTAAAAAAACTGTTGGTTGATAAAAATGCGTAA
- the rnz gene encoding ribonuclease Z yields MELIFLGTSSAMPSNYRNHSAIALKAFGEIMLFDCGEGTQRQMSRAKLSPMKVDKIFLTHFHGDHFLGLPGIIQSMAFRGRKKPLHIFGPEGLSKLIENIKNMGYFALSFEIHAHELKNGVALEEEDYIVTCCNTEHSVPNVSYCITEKRAPKFLREKAVACGVKPGPDFGKLQRGISVKVGDVTVNPDQVLGKERKGIKIVYSGDTRPCDQMVEFAKDANLLIHESTFDSKNEMKANETGHSTAAEAAEIARRSGVQKLILTHISTRYKDASTLESEAVSVFKNSVLADDFMSFEVKRDGRN; encoded by the coding sequence ATGGAACTCATATTTCTTGGAACATCATCTGCAATGCCCTCAAATTACAGAAATCACTCCGCAATAGCTTTAAAAGCCTTTGGAGAGATCATGTTATTTGATTGTGGTGAAGGAACTCAAAGACAGATGTCAAGGGCCAAGTTAAGCCCTATGAAAGTTGATAAAATATTTTTAACACATTTTCACGGAGATCATTTCCTAGGTCTTCCAGGAATAATTCAATCAATGGCATTTCGTGGTAGAAAAAAACCTCTCCATATATTTGGACCGGAGGGACTTTCAAAACTCATTGAAAATATTAAAAACATGGGATACTTCGCACTATCCTTTGAAATACATGCCCACGAATTAAAAAATGGAGTTGCTCTTGAAGAAGAAGATTACATTGTAACTTGCTGCAACACTGAACACTCAGTTCCCAATGTATCTTACTGTATAACTGAGAAAAGAGCCCCAAAATTCCTCAGGGAAAAAGCAGTAGCTTGTGGGGTTAAACCCGGCCCTGATTTTGGGAAACTCCAAAGGGGAATATCAGTCAAGGTTGGAGATGTAACTGTAAATCCAGATCAGGTACTTGGAAAAGAGAGGAAAGGGATTAAAATCGTTTATTCCGGAGACACAAGACCCTGTGACCAGATGGTTGAATTTGCAAAGGATGCAAATCTTCTCATACATGAATCAACCTTTGACAGCAAAAATGAAATGAAAGCCAATGAAACAGGACATTCAACAGCTGCAGAAGCCGCAGAAATCGCCAGGAGATCCGGAGTCCAGAAATTGATATTAACTCATATAAGCACCAGATACAAGGACGCAAGCACACTTGAAAGTGAAGCTGTCTCTGTGTTCAAAAATTCAGTACTTGCAGATGATTTCATGAGTTTTGAGGTGAAGAGAGATGGCAGGAATTAG
- the nadC gene encoding carboxylating nicotinate-nucleotide diphosphorylase has protein sequence MNQDIAKILYDDVGFEDITTKALIPPGLEIEAEIICKEDGVIAGVELADTIFKEFSIKTSIKRYDGDLVAAGDVVMELQGDARSIITVERTALNLLMRMSGIASLTSKMLADVKQVNKNIILAGTRKTTPGLQFFEKDAVRAGGGDTHRYRLDDAVLIKDNHIAVVGNVKKAVEKAKDYASFTKKIEIEVENSHDALEAAATGADIVMLDNMSPEEVQNVLEDLENEGLRDKVLIEVSGGINPDNIMEYVKKGVDVISTGYITHSARALDMSLEVL, from the coding sequence ATGAATCAAGATATAGCTAAAATTCTTTATGATGATGTTGGGTTTGAAGATATAACAACCAAAGCATTGATACCTCCGGGTCTCGAAATTGAAGCTGAGATAATATGCAAAGAAGACGGTGTCATTGCAGGTGTTGAACTTGCAGACACTATATTCAAGGAATTTTCAATAAAAACCTCCATTAAAAGGTACGATGGTGATCTGGTTGCTGCAGGAGATGTTGTAATGGAGCTTCAGGGTGATGCAAGATCCATTATCACAGTTGAAAGAACAGCTTTGAACCTGCTCATGAGGATGAGTGGCATAGCATCACTGACTTCGAAGATGCTTGCTGATGTTAAACAGGTTAACAAAAACATTATCCTGGCAGGAACACGTAAAACCACTCCCGGCCTTCAATTCTTTGAAAAAGATGCTGTAAGGGCTGGTGGGGGTGACACTCACAGGTACAGGCTTGACGATGCTGTTCTGATTAAAGACAACCATATTGCAGTTGTGGGTAATGTTAAAAAGGCTGTGGAAAAGGCCAAGGATTATGCAAGCTTCACCAAGAAGATAGAAATTGAAGTTGAAAACAGTCACGATGCACTGGAAGCTGCAGCTACCGGTGCAGATATTGTGATGTTGGATAATATGAGCCCTGAAGAGGTTCAAAACGTACTTGAAGACCTTGAAAATGAAGGTTTAAGGGATAAAGTTCTGATTGAAGTTTCAGGTGGGATAAATCCGGATAATATTATGGAATATGTAAAGAAGGGTGTTGATGTAATATCTACGGGTTATATAACCCACTCTGCACGGGCCTTGGACATGAGTCTTGAGGTTCTGTGA